From one Rosa rugosa chromosome 4, drRosRugo1.1, whole genome shotgun sequence genomic stretch:
- the LOC133707351 gene encoding probable splicing factor 3A subunit 1, translated as MMMMMISSISPLPAAPPTSVTTHTKPIGIIPPPPETAKIINKTAKHVSRNGPEFEKKVITEKTKLNPDPKFDFLNSSHPYHAYYQHRVAEFRAQPDQSSEEPAPVVDVEAGAPKPDSLSQLRPECKVPEPPEPEEFTVQLPQGISGEELDFMKLTAQFVARNGKSFLTELRSRESKNPQFYFLDHKHSLFKFFTSLADAYSKVLMPQEGMTEKLKKNTADMTIVLERCVHRLEWEHYQKQAKQKTEDEIEQDRLQMAAIDWHDNVLVEVIDFDDVEDDYLPPPLSLEEVISRSKVVMEADDNVEEHRDVEMELDEEEMQLVEEGMKVTEVEQAPMRIVKNWKRPEERMIQSSAERDMTISPITGELVPNNEMSEHMRISLIDPRYREQKERMFAKIRETSLVLAQDDEISRNIVNLARTRPDIFGSTEEEVSNAVKAEIGKQEKQQVIWDGHAGSTGRAANPAMSQNANGDDKTDVVNNEARNLPGPARPSVLPLPPPGVLAVNLPSVPANTVQYAGTNSSDFPVQFPLVKTTMPPSMFMSAASIPVPPPPVSEFTTMQMAYIPTNTMPMPPPPLPHVRPPTPPHAEPKPKRQKLDDSMLIPEDKFLAQHPGPVGINISVPNVDEGNLKGQLLEITVQSLSETVGSLKEKISGEIQLPANKQKLSGNSGFLKDNLSLAYYNVGAGQTLALSIRERGGRKR; from the coding sequence TTTGAGAAGAAGGTCATCACTGAAAAGACTAAACTAAATCCAGATCCAAAATTCGACTTTTTGAATTCCTCACATCCCTACCATGCATATTATCAGCACCGGGTGGCCGAATTCCGTGCCCAGCCTGATCAGTCTTCTGAAGAGCCAGCTCCGGTTGTAGATGTTGAAGCTGGAGCACCAAAGCCTGATTCCCTCTCCCAGCTTAGACCTGAATGCAAAGTGCCCGAACCACCAGAACCCGAAGAGTTTACTGTTCAGCTCCCTCAAGGAATTAGTGGAGAAGAACTGGATTTTATGAAGCTCACAGCCCAGTTTGTAGCTCGGAATGGGAAATCGTTTTTGACAGAATTGAGAAGCAGAGAGAGTAAAAACCCCCAGTTCTATTTTCTCGATCATAAACATAGCTTGTTCAAGTTTTTTACTTCTCTGGCGGATGCATATTCAAAGGTATTGATGCCACAAGAAGGGATGACAGAGAAACTGAAGAAGAACACGGCGGACATGACCATCGTGCTAGAACGGTGTGTGCATCGGCTGGAGTGGGAGCATTATCAAAAGCAGGCAAAGCAGAAGACTGAAGATGAGATTGAGCAGGACAGGTTACAAATGGCTGCAATTGATTGGCACGATAATGTCTTGGTCGAAGTCATAGACTTTGATGATGTTGAGGATGACTATTTACCTCCTCCGCTGAGCCTTGAAGAGGTTATAAGTAGGAGCAAAGTTGTTATGGAAGCAGATGATAATGTCGAGGAGCATAGGGATGTTGAAATGGAGTTGGATGAAGAAGAGATGCAGCTTGTTGAAGAAGGCATGAAAGTAACAGAGGTGGAACAAGCACCAATGAGAATTGTGAAGAACTGGAAGAGACCCGAGGAGAGGATGATCCAATCCAGTGCCGAAAGAGACATGACGATTTCCCCCATTACCGGGGAGCTTGTCCCTAACAATGAGATGTCTGAGCACATGAGGATTTCCCTCATTGATCCAAGAtacagagaacagaaagaaaggATGTTTGCTAAGATTCGGGAGACTAGTCTTGTTCTTGCTCAGGACGATGAGATCTCAAGAAACATTGTGAACCTTGCGAGAACCCGTCCTGACATTTTTGGTTCCACAGAGGAGGAAGTTTCCAATGCTGTTAAGGCTGAGATTGGAAAGCAGGAAAAGCAGCAGGTCATATGGGATGGTCATGCTGGAAGCACTGGCCGTGCAGCAAATCCAGCCATGTCACAGAATGCCAATGGAGATGATAAAACTGATGTTGTGAACAATGAGGCAAGGAACCTTCCTGGTCCGGCGAGACCTTCAGTTCTTCCTCTTCCACCACCTGGTGTTCTTGCCGTTAATCTTCCTAGTGTTCCTGCAAACACAGTTCAGTACGCAGGTACAAATAGCAGTGATTTCCCTGTCCAATTTCCATTGGTTAAGACTACTATGCCTCCGTCAATGTTTATGTCTGCAGCTAGTATACCTGTACCTCCTCCACCTGTATCTGAGTTTACAACCATGCAAATGGCTTACATACCTACAAACACAATGCCGATGCCTCCACCGCCTTTGCCTCATGTGCGGCCACCAACACCTCCGCATGCAGAACCTAAGCCAAAGCGACAGAAGCTTGATGATTCAATGCTTATTCCAGAAGATAAATTTCTGGCACAGCACCCGGGACCGGTTGGCATCAATATATCTGTTCCCAATGTTGATGAAGGTAACCTCAAGGGACAACTTTTGGAGATCACAGTGCAGTCTTTATCTGAAACTGTTGGCAGTCTGAAAGAGAAAATTTCTGGGGAAATCCAGCTTCCGGCAAACAAACAGAAATTGAGTGGAAATTCGGGATTTCTGAAAGACAATTTGTCCCTTGCATATTACAATGTAGGCGCAGGACAAACACTTGCTCTTTCAATAAGAGAGCGTGGTGGAAGAAAGAGATGA
- the LOC133745620 gene encoding large ribosomal subunit protein bL19c-like, which yields MQSLSAGLRFLHRQSSKMAHFSPIGANPCRGGAGFSGSIASDGVGSLSKCSYHSWAAFAKTGSQTETLTCSSSALLIRSPQPGLFQWPAVSPPFPSRCITTVGNTVESATQDSTTELDAPPRIKFKRLDKTAKHIMQILDKEAVGEVRGQREIPDIKPGYIVQLRVEVPDNKRRVSVLKGIVIARRNAGLNSTFRIRRLVAGVGVESLFPLYSPNIKEIKILDKKKVRRAKLYYLRDKMNALKKQ from the exons ATGCAATCTTTAAGTGCGGGACTGCGGTTTCTCCATAGGCAAAGCTCAAAGATGGCTCATTTCAGTCCAATCGGAGCAAACCCATGTCGCGGCGGTGCTGGGTTTAGCGGCTCCATAGCTTCCGATGGAGTTGGGTCTCTCTCCAAGTGTTCTTATCATTCATGGGCTGCATTC GCCAAAACGGGCTCTCAAACTGAGACATTGACGTGCTCGAGTAGTGCCTTGCTAATCAGGAGTCCTCAACCAGGCTTGTTTCAATGGCCAGCAGTTTCACCACCTTTCCCCAGCAGATGCATAACAACAGTGGGTAATACGGTTGAATCAGCAACTCAAGATTCAACAACTGAGCTTGATGCACCTCCCCGCATCAAATTTAAGAGGCTTGATAAAACTGCCAAGCACATAATGCAG ATTCTAGATAAGGAAGCTGTAGGGGAAGTGAGGGGGCAGAGAGAAATACCTGACATAAAGCCTGGTTATATCGTGCAACTCAGAGTG GAAGTACCCGACAACAAGCGGCGTGTTTCAGTCTTGAAAGGCATTGTGATAGCAAGACGTAATGCTGGTTTAAACTCTACATTCAGAATCAGGAGGCTAGTTGCTGGAGTCGGGGTTGAATCTCTCTTTCCACT GTATTCGCCTAACATAAAGGAGATAAAGATACTGGACAAGAAGAAAGTGCGGAGGGCCAAGCTCTACTATCTCAGGGACAAAATGAATGCTCTCAAGAAGCAATAG
- the LOC133745619 gene encoding uncharacterized protein LOC133745619, protein MLLKFPLLTDFTIQLSTICFPPPSSQLLTMQDHIGIPACFSSAEKLSDDASAVSRSGHSVYMSVYRAKIADQSRLITITWCKNLLLHGLSVSVEGPDGENHHSCKVELKPWYFWRKQGSKRFAVNGKTVDIFWDLKAAKFNGGTEPKSEYYVAVVCEEEVVLLLGDLKKDAYKKTGFRPALIDPILVSKKEHIFGKKKFTTKAKFYEKGRLHEISIECKNRAANMGNVGNSVNGVEPELEIRVDGHLVVHVKHLQWKFRGNESIHINKLRIEVYWDVHDWLFSPGLRHALFIFKPILPSTSLSPLSRSSSSSPPSSSLSSTLSSQTSCGSLEGLNASGSSEFCLFLYAWKVE, encoded by the coding sequence ATGTTATTAAAATTCCCTCTACTCACAGATTTCACAATCCAACTCTCTACAATTTGTTTCCCTCCTCCCTCCTCACAACTTCTCACTATGCAAGACCACATTGGCATCCCTGCTTGCTTTTCTTCAGCTGAGAAGCTCAGTGATGATGCCTCAGCTGTGAGCAGGTCAGGCCACAGTGTCTACATGTCAGTCTACAGAGCCAAGATTGCTGATCAGAGCCGCCTGATCACAATCACATGGTGCAAAAACCTTCTCCTTCATGGCCTCTCAGTCTCTGTGGAGGGCCCAGATGGAGAGAACCACCATTCCTGCAAAGTTGAGCTCAAGCCATGGTACTTCTGGAGAAAACAAGGCTCGAAGCGGTTTGCTGTCAATGGGAAAACTGTCGACATTTTCTGGGATCTCAAGGCTGCAAAATTTAATGGTGGAACTGAGCCAAAGTCTGAGTATTATGTTGCAGTTGTCTGTGAGGAAGAGGTTGTGTTACTGCTCGGTGATCTTAAGAAAGATGCATATAAGAAGACAGGGTTTAGGCCTGCTTTGATTGATCCCATTTTGGTTTCTAAAAAAGAACACATCTTTGGCAAGAAGAAGTTTACCACAAAGGCCAAGTTTTATGAGAAGGGCAGGCTTCATGAAATCTCTATTGAGTGCAAGAATAGAGCTGCAAACATGGGCAATGTTGGGAATTCAGTAAATGGGGTTGAGCCAGAGTTGGAGATTAGAGTAGATGGGCATTTGGTGGTTCATGTCAAACACCTTCAGTGGAAGTTCAGAGGTAATGAGTCTATTCATATTAACAAGTTAAGAATAGAGGTGTATTGGGATGTCCATGACTGGTTGTTTAGTCCTGGTTTAAGGCATGCATTGTTTATTTTCAAGCCAATTTTGCCTTCCACATCTCTATCACCACTGTCTAGGTCATCTTCTTCTTCGCCGCCTTCATCTTCCCTGTCATCAACACTGTCTTCCCAGACAAGTTGTGGTTCACTAGAAGGGCTTAATGCAAGTGGCTCTTCTGAGTTTTGCTTGTTTCTTTATGCTTGGAAGGTTGAATGA
- the LOC133745618 gene encoding uncharacterized protein LOC133745618, translating into MAMRFSSKESRRPPPLTMQQQNKKPAAEIRRKQQPQQVADLTDFMNDMFFGTVSSETKSYNLTGGLDDYKEDSPNTSTPTTPTSSTSTPTSATTTTTSNSKMTQEWLEEARRIVASSPSRSNSPSRLATGSPRFAASPGQAARLSLSSALDRRDPLSRSARRHRNAESLSGEILSKTTAKHSRNKSEVAQDTPTSPASPQDTSPAAAVHKWFSNILKPSNQAQVPSQPQPNSDPIPQVVPPRQPGPRRSRFQNDPSSPRPHGIPVPSRRTFQSPSATPDNNKLLSPPKNLVPSAHRRSISSSTCSIEKAAVKSDPVGWPKDAAQAQDQGGGIDDLNGFLKEQRTKIQKVLDGQVNSKARIVLSDPSNSTSTMVAAICYAWLLENRARKENNNSKAGNVNDDEVQYVVVPVMNVKRGRMWKQREAAWLFFHVGLDVTSLLFSDEVDLESLMMTGKLNILVTGQDVLRNNGEVGSQCTILTDNYCEDAYDLLDTPLLKKLLLAGILLDTQNLKASGQLPMTRDAEAVQLLLVGLPSNYRNALFDQLTQYQGDSSFLEALRQNYGKSPNESSSDGTEHVKQKVSERKSASNSRHETNFIQNSDKNANDAARNGKRGSSKSAKSPVKATSAPPQAAASPNRGKNQFFLAKWFGFGNK; encoded by the exons ATGGCTATGAGATTCAGCAGCAAAGAAAGCAGAAGGCCTCCACCACTAACCATGCAGCAGCAAAATAAGAAACCTGCTGCAGAGATCCGCCGTAAACAGCAACCGCAACAAGTGGCGGACCTCACTGACTTCATGAACGATATGTTCTTTGGCACCGTCAGCTCTGAGACCAAATCTTATAACTTGACCGGAGGCCTAGACGACTACAAGGAAGACAGTCCTAATACCAGCACCCCCACTACTCCGACTAGTTCTACCAGTACTCCTACTAGTGCTACTACTACGACAACTAGTAATAGCAAAATGACTCAAGAATGGCTAGAAGAGGCTAGGCGCATTGTTGCGTCTTCCCCTTCCCGCAGTAACTCACCTTCTCGGTTAGCTACAGGCTCACCGAGGTTCGCAGCATCCCCGGGCCAGGCTGCTAGATTATCCCTCTCTTCGGCACTTGATCGCAGAGACCCGCTCTCTAGGTCTGCTAGAAG GCATAGAAACGCAGAGAGCTTGAGCGGAGAGATACTATCGAAGACCACAGCGAAGCACAGCCGGAACAAGTCGGAAGTAGCACAAGATACACCAACTTCGCCTGCTTCGCCACAAGATACTTCCCCTGCTGCAGCGGTACACAAATGGTTTTCCAATATCCTCAAGCCCTCTAATCAGGCTCAAGTACCCAGCCAGCCACAGCCAAATTCCGATCCTATCCCTCAAGTTGTTCCTCCGCGCCAACCAGGGCCGCGTAGGTCGCGGTTCCAAAACGATCCTTCCTCACCTCGCCCGCATGGGATCCCTGTCCCTTCCCGCCGGACCTTCCAAAGCCCGTCAGCAACACCTGACAATAATAAGCTGCTCTCTCCACCCAAAAACCTTGTTCCTTCGGCCCACCGGAGGTCCATATCGTCGTCTACTTGTTCTATCGAGAAGGCAGCGGTAAAGTCTGATCCAGTGGGTTGGCCTAAGGATGCAGCTCAAGCACAAGATCAAGGAGGAGGCATTGATGATCTCAATGGGTTTCTCAAAGAGCAGAGGACTAAAATTCAGAAAGTTTTGGATGGTCAAGTTAATTCCAAGGCTAGAATCGTACTTTCCGATCCCTCAAATA GTACAAGTACAATGGTGGCAGCAATATGTTATGCATGGCTATTGGAGAACAGAGCGAGGAAGGAAAATAACAATAGTAAAGCAGGGAATGTTAACGATGATGAGGTGCAGTATGTTGTGGTTCCTGTGATGAATGTGAAGAGAGGGAGGATGTGGAAGCAAAGAGAGGCTGCTTGGCTATTTTTCCATGTTGGCCTTGATGTCACTTCTTTGCTCTTTTCTGATGAA GTGGATTTAGAGAGTCTAATGATGACTGGGAAGTTGAACATCCTTGTAACAGGGCAAGATGTCCTGAGAAATAACGGCGAGGTTGGATCTCAGTGCACCATTCTTACAGATAATTACTGTGAAGACGCCTATGATCTACTTGATACCCCTTTGCTCAAGAAACTCCTG CTTGCAGGTATATTATTAGACACTCAAAATTTGAAAGCATCAGGTCAACTGCCTATGACAAGAGACGCAGAGGCAGTTCAGTTGCTATTAGTTGGCTTGCCATCCAATTACCGGAATGCACTCTTCGATCAAT TGACACAATATCAGGGAGACAGTTCCTTTCTTGAGGCTTTGAGGCAAAATTATGGGAAGTCTCCTAATGAAA GCAGCAGTGATGGTacagaacatgtgaagcagaaGGTTTCAGAGAGGAAATCAGCCTCAAATTCTCGTCATGAAACGAATTTCATCCAAAACTCAGACAAGAATGCTAATGATGCTGCAAGAAATGGGAAAAGGGGTTCATCAAAATCTG CTAAATCACCAGTCAAAGCGACTTCAGCTCCACCACAAGCGGCAGCTAGTCCCAACCGCGGAAAGAATCAGTTCTTCCTTGCAAAATGGTTTGGTTTTGGAAACAAATGA
- the LOC133746562 gene encoding high-affinity nitrate transporter 3.1-like translates to MASRAGILLASVLLLSCLAETSYGVLFSTLKQSLIVTASHVEANGTLVKAGEDKISVTWGLNQSLPAGTDSAYKTVTVKLCYAPVSQVDRAWRKTVDNLVKDKTCQHKIVARPYNASMQTFEWTVKRDVPTATYFVRAYAYNAAEVAVAYGQNTGPKKDSNLFEVQSITGRHVTLDIVSVCFSAFSVLALAGFFIAEKTRAKSSKRSVGN, encoded by the exons ATGGCTTCACGTGCTGGGATTCTATTGGCTTCTGTGCTTCTCCTCTCTTGCTTAGCAGAAACCTCCTATGGTGTTCTCTTCTCCACTCTGAAACAATCTCTTATTGTAACTGCTTCACACG TTGAGGCAAATGGAACACTCGTGAAAGCTGGGGAAGACAAAATCTCTGTTACGTGGGGTTTGAACCAGAGCCTCCCAGCTGGGACTGACTCGGCCTACAAGACCGTCACAGTGAAGCTCTGCTATGCGCCGGTGAGCCAAGTCGACCGCGCGTGGAGGAAGACAGTGGACAACCTCGTCAAGGACAAGACCTGTCAGCACAAGATCGTCGCCAGGCCGTACAACGCCTCCATGCAGACCTTCGAGTGGACAGTCAAGCGTGACGTGCCCACCGCCACGTACTTCGTACGCGCCTACGCCTACAACGCCGCCGAGGTGGCGGTGGCTTACGGTCAAAACACGGGACCTAAGAAGGACTCCAACTTGTTTGAGGTGCAGTCTATCACCGGGCGCCACGTGACGCTTGATATTGTTTCCGTCTGCTTCAGCGCTTTCTCGGTTTTAGCCCTGGCTGGGTTCTTCATTGCTGAGAAGACGAGGGCAAAGTCGTCCAAAAGAAGTGTTGGTAACTAG
- the LOC133745597 gene encoding high-affinity nitrate transporter 3.2-like: MASRSEIVLASLLLFLSCLAETSDANGVVLFSSLPNTLEMIVSPHKPEQVMKPAEGSWTFGGTLKAGEDKLSISWRLNQSFSAGTTDSGYKTIKVKLCYAPVSQVDRGWRKTVDNLAKDKTCQFKIETRPYKHGSSKWKYIDWTIKHDVPSASYFVRAYAYDGAGVAVAYGQSTGPKKNYNIFEVQGITGRHKTLDVVSICFSAFSVLSLVGFFVVEKTRAKPT, encoded by the exons ATGGCATCGCGTAGTGAGATTGTCTTGGcttcccttcttctttttctttcatgcTTAGCAGAAACCTCTGATGCAAATGGCGTCGTCCTCTTTTCCTCTCTGCCCAACACTTTAGAAATGATCGTGTCACCCCACAAACCAGAACAGG TTATGAAACCTGCGGAAGGTAGTTGGACTTTTGGTGGGACGTTAAAAGCTGGAGAAGACAAACTCAGCATCTCATGGCGTCTAAACCAGAGTTTCTCAGCTGGAACCACCGACTCGGGGTACAAGACCATCAAGGTGAAGCTGTGCTACGCGCCGGTGAGTCAAGTGGACCGCGGGTGGAGGAAGACGGTGGACAACCTCGCAAAGGACAAGACGTGCCAGTTCAAGATCGAAACTAGACCATACAAACACGGCTCTAGCAAGTGGAAGTACATAGATTGGACCATAAAGCACGACGTGCCTTCTGCTTCGTACTTCGTACGCGCCTACGCTTACGACGGCGCAGGTGTTGCGGTGGCTTACGGTCAAAGCACGGGACCGAAGAAAAACTACAACATATTTGAGGTCCAGGGGATCACCGGACGACACAAGACGCTTGATGTGGTATCGATTTGCTTTAGTGCTTTCTCCGTTTTGTCCTTGGTTGGGTTCTTTGTTGTTGAGAAGACAAGGGCAAAGCCTACCTAA
- the LOC133707294 gene encoding uncharacterized protein LOC133707294 — translation MRTQTVLKDVYGCIKSLIPEHQVTVKDTGKLESKCEIFVENLRREDIRITFWGDIAREFDMERVKQLSPPVLAVFTGLRLTKFQERVTAATTGHTCIIINPDIPIANEYKAEFSKAGDKVKVLPVPFKRPTAEEMKDKTTKSVF, via the exons ATGAGGACTCAGACAGTACTTAAGG ATGTTTACGGTTGTATCAAATCACTGATACCAGAACATCAAGTTACTGTCAAAGACACTGGAAAATTGGAATCAAAATGTGAAATATTTGTAGAAAATTTGAG GAGGGAGGATATCAGAATTACCTTCTGGGGTGACATAGCTAGAGAGTTTGATATGGAAAGAGTTAAACAGTTATCCCCACCAGTGCTCGCTGTATTCACGGGTTTAAGGTTGACCAAATTCCAAG AACGGGTAacagcagcaacaacaggccATACATGCATCATCATCAATCCAGATATTCCAATAGCAAATGAATACAAAGCTGA GTTCTCGAAAGCAGGCGACAAAGTGAAAGTACTTCCTGTACCTTTCAAACGGCCAACAGCAGAAGAGATGAAAGACAAAACAACAAAGTCGGTCTTTTAA